In Uranotaenia lowii strain MFRU-FL chromosome 2, ASM2978415v1, whole genome shotgun sequence, one genomic interval encodes:
- the LOC129747331 gene encoding esterase B1-like encodes MVMRSRPQQSASSTNNGITNGGTTNGGTPEVVPEVSDREMMKLRQGLLSGVREKSPNGGDLYCFRGIPYAKPPLRELRFAPPVPLEKFPAVVLDCSRERSAFVGINIQTRELSGCEDGLFLNVYSPRLPTKEGFGGPLPVMVFIHGGGQVGGSSDSMLYNPSYLVQEGVVVVTFNYRMGVLGLLCLPDAGVEGNMNLKDQRLVLRWVNENICYFGGDPSNVTLFGASSGGNSVSLHCCSPSSRKYFHKAIMQSGHMLCDFAYSSDAVQKSRALAKVFGYSGTSDVEALQVLRKVTAWKLVEKQFEVLTEREKQLEKIYWIPFNHVIERADGPDPVFTRDPMELLRDPDSFGMPIIIGWNSSDGSLELWSQLQHLENVKGEPHRLVPRSLNVDFFGPQAKIIGEEILQHYFKDKELSEDTLIELMQLNSDRYGFTVYVLSYLMSQFQHSSNCYSYRFAFDGDLNYGHTMLRLPPQIKGAFHMDELFYLFHSILVKEIPDTNRSYQMRTTMARLWTNFAKFSNPTPPEDKRLPFRWDPIHKTEPGTKTPFEASYLNIDRETRMTSDIPDRKGIELWCELHHKYNGHFSNLEFLSTNLNSSKP; translated from the exons ATGGTTATGAGAAGTAGACCCCAACAATCCGCCTCCAGCACCAATAACGGAATAACTAATGGAGGCACGACCAATGGAGGAACACCGGAAGTGGTTCCAGAGGTTTCCGATCGAGAGATGATGAAGCTACGGCAGGGTCTGTTGAGTGGAGTTCGGGAGAAGAGCCCAAACGGGGGTGATCTGTACTGCTTTAGAGGTATCCCTTACGCTAAACCTCCGTTGAGGGAGTTGCGCTTTGCACCGCCGGTGCCGCTGGAAAAGTTCCCTGCGGTTGTTCTAGATTGTTCCAGGGAGCGGAGTGCCTTCGTTGGGATTAACATTCAGACTCGGGAATTGAGTGGTTGTGAAGATGGACTTTTCTTGAATGTTTACTCACCTCGGTTGCCGACGAAGGAGGGATTTGGAGGACCGCTTCCGGTGATGGTGTTTATCCATGGAGGTGGACAGGTTGGAGGCAGTAGTGACAGTATGCTGTACAATCCCAGTTATTTGGTACAGGAAGGAGTAGTTGTGGTTACGTTTAACTATCGAATGGGAGTTTTGGGGTTGTTGTGTCTACCGGATGCTGGAGTCGAAGGAAACATGAACTTAAAGGATCAA cgTTTGGTACTTCGTTGGGTCAACGAAAACATCTGTTATTTCGGAGGTGATCCATCGAATGTAACTCTGTTCGGGGCGAGTTCCGGAGGAAATTCGGTTTCACTCCATTGCTGTTCTCCTTCGTCTAGGAAATACTTCCACAAGGCGATCATGCAGAGTGGACACATGCTGTGTGACTTTGCCTACAGTTCGGATGCGGTACAGAAGTCGAGGGCTCTAGCGAAAGTGTTTGGTTACAGCGGTACCTCGGATGTTGAAGCTTTACAGGTTTTGAGGAAGGTAACGGCTTGGAAGTTGGTGGAGAAACAGTTCGAAGTACTGACGGAGCGTGAAAAGCAGTTGGAGAAGATCTACTGGATTCCATTCAATCATGTGATTGAACGAGCTGATGGACCTGATCCGGTATTCACTAGGGATCCCATGGAGCTGCTACGTGATCCGGATTCTTTCGGAATGCCGATCATCATCGGGTGGAATAGCTCCGATGGGTCTTTGGAACTTTGGAGTCAACTACAACATCTTGAAAACGTTAAAGGAGAACCTCATCGTCTGGTTCCTCGAAGTCTCAATGTGGACTTTTTTGGACCCCAAGCCAAAATAATTGGGGAAGAAATTCTTCAACACTACTTCAAGGACAAGGAGCTCTCCGAGGACACTCTAATTGAACTCATGCAACTCAACTCGGATCGCTACGGATTTACTGTCTACGTCTTGTCCTACTTGATGAGTCAATTTCAGCACAGTTCCAACTGCTACAGCTACCGATTTGCTTTCGATGGAGACCTTAACTACGGTCATACCATGTTAAGACTTCCTCCACAAATCAAGGGAGCGTTCCACATGGACGAACTTTTTTACCTTTTCCACTCGATCCTCGTCAAAGAGATCCCAGATACTAACCGAAGCTACCAAATGCGAACAACAATGGCTCGGCTCTGGACCAATTTTGCCAAATTCTCCAACCCAACGCCACCCGAAGATAAACGGCTGCCCTTCCGATGGGATCCGATCCACAAAACCGAACCCGGGACGAAAACCCCCTTCGAAGCTTCCTATCTGAACATTGACCGCGAAACCCGCATGACCAGCGACATCCCAGATCGCAAAGGCATCGAACTGTGGTGCGAATTGCACCACAAGTATAACGGCCACTTCAGCAATCTTGAATTTTTGTCGACCAATTTGAACAGTAGCAAACCATGA